The Engraulis encrasicolus isolate BLACKSEA-1 chromosome 4, IST_EnEncr_1.0, whole genome shotgun sequence genome includes a window with the following:
- the bet1l gene encoding BET1-like protein encodes MAEPWNRGHGAVDDMLDAENKLMADNLATKVSRLKSLAYDIDKDVEEQNSYLDGMDSNFLSATGLLTGSVKRFSTMVRSSRDNRKLLCYVSVGLVVVFFLLYYLVTRVQN; translated from the exons ATGGCTGAGCCGTGGAACCGAG GACATGGCGCTGTTGATGACATGCTGGATGCAGAGAACAAACTTATGGCCGACAATCTGGCGACCAAAGTCTCCAGACTAAAATCG CTTGCCTATGATATTGACAAAGACGTTGAAGAACAGAACAGCTACCTGGATGGCATG GACTCTAATTTCCTGAGTGCGACTGGCCTGTTGACTGGAAGTGTGAAGAGATTCTCAACCATGGTCCGCTCCAGCAGAGACAACCGCAAGCTCCTCTGCTATGTGTCCGTAGGCTTGGTGGTGGTTTTCTTCCTGCTCTACTATCTGGTGACCAGGGTCCAGAACTAG